In the [Clostridium] colinum genome, one interval contains:
- a CDS encoding cell division protein SepF, with product MSIMDKMKNMFFGDDYDDDYDDMEEFEEEDIEREQARATNNNVTSFNRYSSRRPSSNIVNINTSVQMGVCMFNPATLEDAAEVVLQIKDRNIVVVNLEMVEYEVSQRISDFLCGASYALEGNIQLISDKIMIIAPVNVEMSGELKDKLQASGIKIPNSMWR from the coding sequence ATGAGCATAATGGACAAAATGAAAAATATGTTTTTTGGAGATGACTATGATGATGATTATGATGATATGGAAGAGTTTGAAGAAGAAGATATAGAAAGAGAACAAGCAAGAGCTACTAATAATAACGTAACATCATTTAATAGATATTCATCAAGAAGACCAAGCTCTAACATAGTGAATATAAATACAAGTGTACAGATGGGTGTTTGTATGTTTAACCCAGCTACATTAGAAGATGCAGCAGAGGTTGTTTTACAAATAAAAGATAGAAATATAGTGGTTGTAAATCTTGAAATGGTAGAATATGAAGTATCTCAAAGAATAAGCGACTTTTTATGCGGTGCTAGCTATGCATTAGAAGGTAATATACAGCTTATATCTGACAAAATAATGATTATAGCTCCAGTTAATGTAGAAATGTCTGGCGAGCTTAAAGATAAATTGCAAGCTAGTGGTATAAAAATACCAAATTCTATGTGGAGATAA
- a CDS encoding RluA family pseudouridine synthase: MVEIKINKSNENQRLDKYLLKFFNKAPKSFIYKMLRKKYIKLNNKKASGNEIIFNNDIISIYLSDETISNFKEDKNIQKTNQDFKILFEDENIILCYKPINLVSQPDVHNKNNSLNDQLIFYMYKNGEYTKSSDFTPSICNRLDKNTSGIIAFGKNFKSLQALNTLFKENLIEKYYLTAVYGNVTKPGIIELYHKKEGNKAILSKEYIPNSKKIITKYEPITVKDGKTLLNIQLITGKTHQIRASLEYTGYPIIGDKKYNNNKNNTDFDLKYQFLHCYKIYFKNHTGYLDYLSEKTFICGYMDKSFQNILNYFNYKIQN; this comes from the coding sequence ATGGTAGAAATAAAAATAAATAAATCTAATGAAAATCAAAGATTAGATAAATACCTTTTAAAATTTTTTAATAAAGCACCTAAGTCATTTATTTATAAAATGCTTAGAAAAAAATATATTAAATTAAATAATAAAAAAGCAAGCGGAAATGAAATAATTTTTAATAATGATATTATAAGTATTTATCTGTCTGACGAAACTATAAGTAATTTTAAAGAAGATAAAAATATACAAAAAACTAATCAAGACTTTAAAATATTATTTGAAGATGAAAATATTATTTTATGTTATAAGCCTATAAATTTAGTCTCTCAACCAGATGTACATAATAAAAATAATTCTTTAAATGACCAACTTATTTTTTATATGTATAAAAATGGTGAGTATACTAAATCTTCAGATTTTACACCTTCTATATGTAATAGGTTAGATAAAAATACAAGCGGAATAATAGCTTTTGGTAAAAATTTTAAATCTTTACAAGCTTTAAATACTTTATTTAAAGAAAATTTAATAGAAAAATATTATTTAACCGCCGTATATGGAAATGTAACTAAACCTGGTATTATCGAGCTTTATCATAAAAAAGAAGGTAATAAAGCTATTTTGTCTAAAGAATATATACCAAATAGTAAAAAAATAATAACAAAATATGAACCTATAACTGTTAAAGATGGTAAAACTTTATTAAATATACAGCTTATAACCGGAAAAACTCATCAGATTAGAGCCTCATTAGAATATACAGGTTACCCTATAATAGGAGATAAAAAGTATAACAACAATAAAAATAATACAGATTTTGATTTAAAATATCAATTTCTACATTGTTATAAAATATATTTTAAAAATCATACCGGTTATTTAGATTATTTATCTGAAAAAACTTTTATTTGTGGTTATATGGATAAATCATTTCAAAACATTTTAAATTATTTTAACTATAAAATACAAAACTAA
- a CDS encoding recombinase family protein, with translation MNKYKVAMYLRISKEDNKNFESESIINQKNMIKAFINEKDDLELVSIKIDDGYSGSNFNRPAFQSMLDEVKNGVINCIIVKDFSRLGRNFIDCVKYIEKIFPMLNVRFISINDNYDSLEENQENSLIIPFKNLINDAYIKDIAMKIKSQKIMKMKNGEFIGAFTTYGYLKDLEHKGKLIVDEFASEVVKEIFRLKIKGYSAQKIADKLNENGILSPMDYKKYIGINFSTSFKKNDKSKWSTISIIRILKNNIYTGDLEQGKTTTINHKINLKLTKDKKDWYVIENNHTPIISKEDFNLVQRLLNKNTRVSPKKDLIYSFSGLVFCKDCGRSMIRKNCGTKINPNYNLICSGYKNGNKCTSHIIKYNILEQFILIYIKNYIKDTVNIENILENIYKTPLKNSKIKSLNETKQIKENELEIYKKYKFRIYQDYQENLLTKSEFLDYSKKYDLYIKETINTIKKLNEEINNICNNNFNNNDFIENFKKHKNITTLDRAFIVNIIHKIEILNNKTINIYFKFQEKFIEKLNENFIDYKDEVKFILRSTINE, from the coding sequence ATGAATAAATATAAAGTTGCTATGTATTTAAGAATTTCAAAAGAAGATAATAAAAATTTTGAAAGTGAAAGTATAATAAATCAAAAAAATATGATAAAAGCTTTTATCAATGAAAAAGATGATTTAGAATTAGTCTCTATTAAAATTGATGATGGTTATTCTGGTTCAAATTTTAACCGTCCTGCTTTTCAATCTATGTTAGACGAAGTTAAAAACGGTGTAATAAATTGTATTATTGTAAAAGATTTTTCAAGGCTTGGACGTAATTTTATAGACTGTGTAAAATATATAGAAAAAATATTTCCTATGTTAAATGTAAGATTTATATCTATAAATGATAATTATGATAGCTTAGAAGAAAATCAAGAAAATAGCTTAATAATTCCATTTAAAAATTTAATAAATGATGCTTATATTAAAGATATAGCTATGAAAATTAAAAGTCAAAAAATTATGAAAATGAAAAATGGAGAATTTATTGGAGCTTTTACTACCTATGGATATTTAAAAGATTTAGAACATAAAGGTAAGTTAATTGTAGATGAATTTGCTTCAGAGGTTGTAAAGGAAATATTTAGACTTAAAATAAAAGGATATAGTGCTCAAAAAATAGCTGATAAATTAAATGAAAATGGTATTTTATCTCCTATGGATTATAAGAAGTATATAGGCATTAATTTTTCTACATCTTTTAAAAAAAATGATAAATCAAAATGGAGCACTATAAGTATTATTCGTATTTTAAAAAATAATATTTACACTGGAGATTTAGAACAAGGAAAAACTACTACAATAAATCATAAAATAAATTTAAAATTAACTAAAGATAAAAAAGATTGGTATGTTATAGAAAATAATCATACCCCTATTATTAGTAAAGAGGATTTTAATCTAGTTCAAAGGTTGCTAAATAAAAACACTAGAGTTAGCCCAAAAAAAGACTTAATTTATAGTTTTTCTGGTCTAGTATTTTGTAAAGACTGTGGAAGAAGTATGATAAGAAAAAACTGTGGAACAAAAATAAACCCTAATTATAATCTTATTTGCTCTGGATATAAAAATGGAAATAAATGTACAAGTCATATTATAAAATACAATATATTAGAACAATTTATTTTAATTTATATTAAAAACTATATAAAAGATACTGTAAATATTGAAAATATACTAGAAAACATCTATAAAACTCCTCTTAAAAATAGTAAAATAAAATCTCTTAATGAAACAAAACAAATAAAAGAAAATGAATTAGAGATATATAAAAAATATAAATTTAGAATATACCAAGATTATCAAGAAAATTTACTTACTAAAAGTGAATTTTTAGATTACAGTAAAAAATATGATTTGTACATAAAAGAAACAATAAACACAATAAAAAAATTAAATGAAGAAATTAATAATATTTGTAATAATAATTTCAATAATAATGACTTTATAGAAAATTTTAAAAAGCATAAAAATATAACTACTTTAGACAGAGCTTTTATAGTTAATATTATACATAAAATAGAAATTCTTAATAATAAAACTATAAATATATATTTTAAATTTCAAGAAAAATTTATAGAAAAATTAAATGAAAATTTTATAGACTATAAAGACGAAGTAAAGTTTATTTTAAGGAGCACTATTAATGAGTAG
- a CDS encoding YggS family pyridoxal phosphate-dependent enzyme, whose translation MTDLDIIRKNIEIITNNIEKSCIKSNRKIDEIEIIGVTKSIDIERIKILKNLGIKDFGENKAQELLKKYEHIQDASWHFIGNLQTNKVKYIIDKVKLIHSVNSIKLLNEINKRASNINKNMPILLEINIANEPSKNGLLEEELSCVVEKVKDFKNITLQGLMCVAPFVENSKENKKYFRKMRKLFVDIKDKNKDNINMKYLSMGMTNDYHIAIEEGANMVRIGTGIFGERNY comes from the coding sequence ATGACAGATTTAGATATAATACGTAAAAATATAGAAATTATAACTAATAATATAGAAAAATCCTGCATAAAGTCTAACAGAAAAATTGATGAAATTGAAATAATTGGTGTTACAAAATCTATCGATATAGAACGAATTAAAATATTAAAAAATTTGGGTATAAAAGATTTTGGAGAAAATAAAGCTCAAGAATTATTAAAAAAATATGAACATATACAAGATGCATCTTGGCATTTTATAGGTAATTTGCAAACAAATAAAGTTAAATACATAATAGATAAAGTAAAACTTATACACTCTGTTAATAGCATAAAACTTTTAAATGAAATAAATAAAAGAGCATCTAACATTAATAAAAATATGCCAATACTTTTAGAGATAAATATTGCAAATGAACCATCAAAAAATGGATTATTAGAAGAAGAATTGTCTTGTGTTGTAGAAAAAGTTAAAGATTTTAAAAATATAACATTACAGGGGTTAATGTGTGTTGCACCTTTTGTTGAAAATTCAAAGGAAAACAAAAAATATTTTAGAAAAATGAGAAAATTATTTGTTGACATAAAGGATAAAAACAAAGATAATATAAATATGAAATATTTGTCTATGGGTATGACTAATGATTATCATATTGCAATCGAAGAAGGTGCTAATATGGTTCGTATAGGTACAGGTATATTTGGAGAAAGAAACTATTGA
- the dnaX gene encoding DNA polymerase III subunit gamma/tau, whose product MSYTALYRRLRPKNFEQVIGQDHIVKTLKNQLETDRISHSYLFCGTRGTGKTSTAKIFAKLLNCKQPINNSPCDKCSMCEAFNENRNLNIIEIDAASNNSVDDIREIREEVKYPPTDGRFKVYIIDEVHMLSIGAFNALLKTLEEPPSYVIFILATTDPHKIPVTILSRCQRFDFKRISNDDMAKAMKKYMENDNIDIDDGALYYIAKISDGAMRDALSILDQCISFYYGEKLTLDKILEIVGAVDDEVFFRFTDAIINFSSLDVINIIDEIVQNGRDISQFITDFIGHIRNLIICSISTTENNNIDISKEKLEKLKKQAEKIDTQYLIKLINEFSNIQSMLKYSFDERIILEASCIKLCSAIAEEDITDIKQKINFLEKKMEENNVKTVYIEKNVDIDTEKQAEKIKHRELAVSEDLKIAIDNYSMLINKFSQPEKVYLENSTPKSLEDKFLYIVSNSTFVPSLEKIKQQLEEALFELFNKQYEIKIISKQKYEEEYKKLMIKDNNQTDNTNSIEDMIKLFPEDIINVD is encoded by the coding sequence ATGAGCTATACAGCATTATATAGAAGACTTAGACCTAAAAATTTTGAACAAGTAATAGGTCAAGACCATATAGTTAAAACATTAAAAAATCAATTAGAAACAGATAGGATAAGCCACTCTTATTTATTTTGTGGCACTAGAGGGACAGGTAAAACATCTACTGCAAAAATATTTGCAAAGCTTTTAAATTGTAAACAACCTATAAATAATTCGCCTTGTGATAAATGTTCTATGTGTGAAGCTTTTAATGAAAATAGAAATTTAAATATAATAGAAATAGATGCAGCAAGTAATAATAGTGTAGATGATATAAGAGAAATAAGAGAAGAAGTAAAATATCCTCCAACAGATGGAAGATTTAAGGTTTATATAATAGATGAAGTACATATGCTTTCTATAGGCGCATTTAATGCACTTTTAAAAACTTTGGAAGAACCCCCAAGCTATGTAATATTTATTTTAGCTACAACAGACCCTCATAAAATACCTGTTACTATATTATCTAGATGTCAAAGGTTTGATTTTAAGCGAATATCTAATGATGATATGGCTAAAGCAATGAAAAAATATATGGAGAACGATAATATAGATATAGATGATGGAGCTCTATATTATATAGCCAAAATATCAGATGGAGCTATGAGAGATGCTCTTAGTATATTAGACCAATGTATATCATTTTATTATGGAGAAAAATTAACTTTAGATAAAATTTTAGAAATCGTTGGAGCTGTTGATGATGAAGTATTTTTCAGGTTTACAGATGCAATTATAAATTTTTCTTCACTAGATGTAATAAACATAATAGATGAGATTGTACAAAATGGTAGAGATATTTCACAATTTATTACAGACTTTATAGGTCATATAAGAAACCTTATTATTTGTTCTATATCAACAACTGAAAATAATAATATAGATATTTCTAAAGAAAAACTTGAAAAATTAAAAAAACAAGCTGAAAAAATAGATACACAATATTTAATAAAACTTATAAATGAATTTTCTAATATACAGTCTATGTTAAAGTATTCTTTTGATGAAAGAATTATATTAGAAGCTAGTTGTATAAAGTTATGCTCTGCTATAGCGGAAGAAGATATTACAGATATAAAACAAAAGATTAATTTTTTAGAAAAAAAGATGGAAGAAAATAATGTTAAAACAGTATATATAGAAAAAAATGTAGATATAGATACAGAAAAACAAGCTGAAAAAATAAAACATAGAGAGTTGGCAGTATCTGAAGATTTAAAAATTGCAATAGATAATTATAGTATGCTTATAAATAAATTTAGCCAACCAGAAAAAGTATATTTGGAAAACTCTACACCTAAAAGTTTAGAAGACAAATTTTTATATATTGTTTCTAATAGTACATTTGTACCAAGTTTAGAAAAGATTAAACAACAATTAGAAGAAGCATTATTTGAATTATTTAATAAGCAATATGAAATAAAGATAATATCTAAACAAAAATATGAAGAAGAATATAAAAAACTTATGATTAAAGACAATAATCAAACAGATAATACAAATAGTATAGAAGATATGATAAAACTTTTTCCAGAAGATATAATTAATGTAGATTAA
- the ylbJ gene encoding sporulation integral membrane protein YlbJ — protein sequence MKYIKNLSYYIIPLLVAFFNILIIIVPNVVISSAQSGLMLWFNKILPSILPFLIGTNLLIHLGFIDFLGTLLNPFMRKMFNLPGCGAFALVLGMLSGYPIGAKITSILRENNKISQIEAQRLVSFTNNSGPLFIIGTIGIGMFQNMYVGYLILAIHYISAITVGILFRFYKNSGTIIINNNISFKEALLKLKLARIKNNKTIGEILGDSVKSSLETISIVGGFVILFSVISELFKVSGIFDKIGKLFFSENLQPFSNGLFMGIIEITNGINILSSVGGIYAIIITCGLVSFSGLSILAQTSSMIYKSDIKISLYIFSKILHSIFAIIYAIICIPIFNYLIDNNTSLVFNSFNDESFKHSILYFIFGILILILLAIFCNHNFKKKKLSKKRKYKF from the coding sequence ATGAAGTATATTAAAAATTTAAGCTATTATATTATACCACTATTGGTTGCATTTTTCAATATATTAATTATAATTGTTCCTAATGTAGTTATATCTTCTGCTCAATCTGGCCTTATGTTGTGGTTTAATAAAATTTTACCATCTATATTGCCATTTTTAATAGGTACAAATCTATTAATTCATTTAGGATTTATAGATTTTTTAGGAACACTTTTAAATCCTTTTATGAGAAAAATGTTTAACTTACCTGGATGTGGGGCTTTTGCTTTAGTATTAGGTATGCTATCTGGTTATCCTATTGGAGCAAAAATAACATCTATCTTAAGAGAGAATAATAAAATATCTCAAATAGAAGCTCAACGTTTAGTTAGCTTTACTAATAATTCTGGTCCTCTTTTTATTATTGGTACTATCGGTATAGGTATGTTTCAAAATATGTATGTAGGTTATTTAATATTGGCTATACACTATATATCGGCTATAACCGTTGGTATTTTATTTAGGTTTTACAAAAACTCTGGTACTATAATTATAAATAATAATATTTCTTTTAAAGAAGCCTTATTAAAATTAAAACTTGCTAGAATAAAAAATAATAAAACTATTGGAGAGATATTAGGAGATAGTGTTAAAAGTAGTTTAGAAACTATATCTATTGTTGGTGGTTTTGTTATTTTATTTTCTGTTATATCTGAACTTTTTAAAGTATCTGGTATATTTGATAAAATTGGAAAATTATTTTTTAGTGAAAATTTACAGCCCTTTAGCAATGGTCTATTTATGGGGATTATAGAAATAACAAACGGAATAAATATTTTATCATCTGTTGGTGGTATTTATGCTATAATTATTACCTGCGGATTAGTATCTTTTTCTGGTTTATCCATACTAGCTCAAACCTCAAGTATGATATATAAATCGGATATTAAAATAAGCTTATACATATTTTCTAAAATATTACATAGTATTTTTGCAATTATATATGCTATAATTTGTATACCTATTTTTAATTATTTAATAGATAATAATACTTCTTTAGTTTTTAATAGTTTTAATGATGAAAGCTTTAAACATTCTATACTATACTTTATATTTGGTATTTTAATACTAATATTATTAGCTATATTTTGTAATCACAATTTTAAGAAAAAAAAACTATCAAAAAAACGTAAATATAAGTTTTGA
- a CDS encoding YggT family protein, giving the protein MNILIYKSFELLIRFIDFIILIRVILSWIPLDRNNPIVKLVYALSEPLLYPIREMLRKSPLGDGMMLDFSPIILILLLQVIQSILFNILIR; this is encoded by the coding sequence ATGAATATTTTGATTTACAAATCTTTTGAATTATTAATAAGATTTATAGATTTTATTATATTAATAAGAGTTATATTATCTTGGATACCTTTAGATAGAAATAATCCGATAGTAAAACTAGTTTATGCTTTATCAGAACCTCTTTTATATCCTATAAGAGAAATGTTGAGAAAATCTCCTTTAGGAGATGGTATGATGTTAGACTTTTCACCAATAATATTGATATTACTATTACAAGTTATACAAAGTATATTATTTAATATTCTTATAAGATAG
- a CDS encoding YlmH family RNA-binding protein, translated as MINKQDFLNNISNKDDKILFSKIIDQLIFCKKNYENTFTDFLPILKYLEFNTLLSKYYIQENIMIFGGFSDAERVIIGFFPEYIEPNNNDFPISVLEITYNKKYSKELNHRDFLGSILGLGIDRSKVGDIVINDDKAICFLYNDILEYVNINLEKVSSTKVKTKILTLEECNIPKPKLEEKAIIVSSLRLDAVLSGAFNLARGKISDYIKGEKAFVNFVVNINGAKNVKEDDIITLRGVGRIKVLNIIGKTKKDRIILNIAKYI; from the coding sequence ATGATTAACAAACAAGATTTTTTAAACAATATTTCAAATAAAGATGATAAAATATTATTTTCTAAAATAATAGACCAATTGATTTTTTGTAAAAAAAATTACGAAAATACATTTACAGATTTTTTGCCTATATTAAAATATTTAGAATTTAATACTTTATTATCTAAATATTACATACAAGAAAATATAATGATTTTTGGTGGATTTAGTGATGCAGAAAGAGTTATTATTGGTTTTTTTCCAGAATATATAGAGCCCAATAATAATGATTTTCCTATATCAGTATTAGAAATAACATATAATAAAAAATATAGTAAAGAACTTAATCATAGAGATTTTTTAGGGTCCATTTTAGGACTTGGAATAGATAGAAGTAAAGTAGGAGATATAGTAATAAATGATGATAAAGCTATTTGTTTTTTATATAATGATATATTAGAATACGTAAATATAAATTTAGAAAAAGTTTCTTCTACTAAAGTAAAAACTAAAATATTAACTTTAGAAGAATGTAATATACCAAAGCCTAAATTAGAAGAAAAGGCTATAATAGTATCTTCTCTTAGGTTAGATGCAGTTTTATCAGGTGCGTTTAATTTAGCAAGAGGCAAAATATCGGATTATATAAAAGGTGAAAAGGCCTTTGTAAATTTTGTTGTAAATATAAATGGAGCTAAAAATGTAAAAGAAGATGATATAATAACTCTTAGAGGTGTAGGAAGAATAAAGGTATTAAATATTATTGGAAAAACAAAAAAAGATAGGATAATTTTAAATATAGCAAAATATATTTAA
- the rnhA gene encoding ribonuclease HI translates to MKNVEIYTDGACSGNPGPGGYGIILLYKEQRKEFSKGYKLTTNNRMETMAVIKALKLLKEPCNITLYTDSSYVVNSINKGWVYNWKNNNWKNSSKKDTPNVDLWEELLLLLEIHKVNFVWVKGHADNEGNNRCDFLARQAMKSENLSEDVNYRP, encoded by the coding sequence ATGAAAAATGTAGAAATATATACAGACGGTGCTTGCTCTGGTAACCCTGGACCTGGTGGCTATGGAATTATTTTGTTATATAAAGAACAACGTAAAGAATTTTCTAAAGGCTATAAACTAACTACAAATAATAGAATGGAAACAATGGCTGTAATTAAAGCTTTAAAATTATTAAAAGAACCTTGCAATATAACTTTATATACAGATTCATCATATGTAGTAAATTCTATAAATAAAGGTTGGGTTTATAACTGGAAAAATAATAACTGGAAAAATTCAAGTAAAAAAGATACACCAAATGTAGACCTTTGGGAAGAACTCCTTCTCCTATTAGAAATACACAAAGTAAATTTTGTATGGGTTAAAGGCCACGCAGATAATGAAGGTAATAATCGTTGTGATTTTCTTGCTAGGCAAGCTATGAAAAGTGAAAATTTATCAGAAGATGTAAATTATCGTCCTTAA
- a CDS encoding HlyD family efflux transporter periplasmic adaptor subunit has protein sequence MDRKQQNVKKSNINKRQNISDIRKKQITNQNKNYPYPTYNRAYSHANTNKYQTNNSRYSNSKYNNRNTGYYSSSREPIKNKKIYRAKKKVKNRNISIISRLFTFIMFIVIISYFGVSIFKSMNKKPIDYETIQYGTIDNASSIKGVIIRDEIVYKASKNGIITFNKSENERVKKGENIASVKNQEAIKNTEEDVEAINQKILQLQEKRDDLSIFHEDVKRIDNQIQKTLDIAINELSTYNISKIYELKDYVSKKLTIRNQMLLSENTGSIQDLSNQKADKEQKINQNIENLLSNDSGILSYSTDGLETTFTFENKDTLTKEQTLMKPENEQEYKVNVLEGEPVFKIVKDNNFYIASYIKTQNISSWEQGETRDIYINDNGKLKPLEVIIDKMDIGEKESYVLMKSNKNMIDFINKRNITFELSKPKEGFKININAIAEEELLKVPTSYIVDGNVNKKMSTGEIVTVPVKLSGQEENGEYTYVSISPGILEIGDFIIQPETKKELQLNQIFTKKGIYIVNSGIYNFKNINTENSVQNDQFIILDTNKNTNIKLYDRYAPDLSVVKGEEIVTK, from the coding sequence ATGGATAGAAAACAACAAAATGTAAAAAAATCAAATATAAATAAAAGACAAAATATAAGTGATATACGTAAAAAACAAATAACAAATCAAAATAAAAACTATCCATATCCGACTTATAATAGAGCTTATTCTCATGCTAATACAAATAAGTATCAAACAAATAATAGCAGATATAGTAATAGTAAATATAATAATCGTAACACTGGATATTATTCTTCTAGTAGAGAACCGATAAAAAATAAAAAAATATACAGAGCAAAAAAGAAAGTAAAAAATAGAAATATATCTATTATATCAAGATTATTTACTTTTATAATGTTTATAGTTATTATATCATATTTTGGTGTGTCTATATTTAAAAGTATGAATAAAAAACCAATTGACTATGAAACAATACAATATGGTACTATAGATAATGCAAGCTCAATAAAAGGTGTTATAATTAGAGATGAAATAGTATATAAGGCTTCTAAAAATGGGATAATAACATTTAATAAAAGTGAAAATGAAAGAGTAAAAAAAGGTGAAAACATTGCTAGTGTAAAAAATCAAGAAGCTATAAAAAATACAGAAGAAGACGTAGAGGCTATAAATCAAAAAATATTACAGCTTCAAGAAAAAAGAGATGATTTATCTATATTTCATGAAGATGTAAAAAGGATAGATAATCAAATACAAAAAACTTTAGACATAGCTATAAACGAACTTTCTACATATAATATTTCAAAGATATATGAATTAAAAGATTATGTTAGTAAAAAACTTACTATAAGAAATCAAATGTTATTATCAGAAAATACAGGAAGTATTCAAGATTTATCTAACCAAAAAGCAGATAAAGAACAAAAAATAAACCAAAATATTGAAAATTTATTAAGCAATGATTCTGGAATATTATCATATTCTACAGATGGGCTTGAAACAACATTTACATTTGAAAACAAAGATACTCTTACAAAAGAGCAAACTCTTATGAAACCAGAAAATGAACAAGAGTATAAGGTTAATGTTTTAGAAGGAGAGCCAGTTTTTAAGATAGTAAAAGATAATAATTTTTATATAGCAAGTTATATAAAAACTCAAAATATTTCTAGTTGGGAACAAGGCGAAACAAGAGATATATATATTAATGATAATGGAAAATTAAAACCTTTAGAGGTTATTATAGATAAAATGGATATAGGTGAAAAAGAAAGCTATGTTCTTATGAAATCTAATAAAAATATGATAGATTTTATTAACAAAAGAAATATTACCTTTGAGCTTAGTAAACCAAAAGAAGGATTTAAAATAAATATAAACGCAATAGCTGAAGAAGAGTTGTTAAAAGTACCTACGTCATATATAGTTGATGGTAATGTAAATAAAAAAATGTCTACTGGAGAAATAGTAACTGTTCCAGTAAAATTATCTGGACAAGAAGAAAATGGAGAATATACATATGTCTCTATATCACCTGGTATTTTAGAAATAGGTGACTTTATTATACAGCCAGAAACAAAAAAAGAGCTACAATTAAACCAAATATTTACTAAAAAAGGGATTTATATTGTAAATTCTGGAATATATAATTTTAAAAATATAAATACTGAAAACTCTGTTCAAAATGACCAATTTATAATATTAGATACAAATAAAAATACAAATATAAAACTTTATGATAGATATGCACCAGATTTATCTGTTGTAAAAGGGGAGGAAATAGTTACAAAATGA
- a CDS encoding YbaB/EbfC family nucleoid-associated protein — MMARGGFGGGFPGGMNMNNLMKQAQKMQKQMEEMQAELETKEFEITSGGGAVKIVITGKKEIKSIDIDKDVVDPDDVEMLQDLILTAVNEAIRQVEESASSQMSKFTGGMGLPGGLF; from the coding sequence ATTATGGCTAGAGGTGGATTTGGTGGAGGTTTCCCAGGTGGAATGAATATGAATAACCTTATGAAACAAGCACAAAAAATGCAAAAACAAATGGAAGAAATGCAAGCAGAGCTAGAAACAAAAGAGTTTGAGATAACTAGCGGTGGCGGAGCAGTAAAAATAGTTATAACTGGTAAAAAAGAAATAAAAAGTATAGATATAGACAAAGATGTAGTAGACCCAGATGATGTTGAAATGCTCCAAGACTTAATATTAACAGCAGTTAATGAAGCTATTAGACAAGTGGAAGAGTCTGCATCTAGTCAAATGAGCAAATTTACTGGTGGAATGGGTCTTCCAGGAGGACTTTTTTAG